One genomic segment of Capricornis sumatraensis isolate serow.1 chromosome X, serow.2, whole genome shotgun sequence includes these proteins:
- the PDHA1 gene encoding pyruvate dehydrogenase E1 component subunit alpha, somatic form, mitochondrial, with amino-acid sequence MRKMLAAVSRVLSGVAQKPASRVLVASRHFANDATFEIKKCDLHRLEEGPPVTTVLTREDGLKYYRMMQTVRRMELKADQLYKQKIIRGFCHLCDGQEACCVGLEAGINPTDHLITAYRAHGFTFTRGLSVREILAELTGRRGGCAKGKGGSMHMYAKNFYGGNGIVGAQVPLGAGIALACKYNGKDEVCLTLYGDGAANQGQIFEAYNMAALWKLPCIFICENNRYGMGTSVERAAASTDYYKRGDFIPGLRVDGMDILCVREATKFAAAYCRSGKGPILMELQTYRYHGHSMSDPGVSYRTREEIQEVRSKSDPIMLLKDRMVNSNLASVEELKEIDVEVRKEIEDAAQFATADPEPPLEELGYHIYCNDPPFEVRGANQWIKFKSIS; translated from the exons GCAAGCAGAGTGCTGGTGGCATCCCGTCATTTTGCAAATGATGCTACTTTTGAAATTAAG AAATGTGATCTTCACCGGCTGGAAGAGGGCCCTCCTGTCACTACAGTGCTTACCAGGGAGGATGGGCTCAAATACTACAGGATGATGCAGACCGTTCGCCGAATGGAGTTAAAAGCAGATCAGCtgtataaacagaaaattattcgTGGTTTCTGTCACTTGTGTGATGGTCAG GAGGCTTGTTGTGTAGGCCTGGAGGCCGGCATCAACCCCACAGACCATCTGATCACAGCGTACCGGGCTCATGGCTTTACCTTTACTCGTGGACTCTCTGTCCGGGAGATTCTCGCAGAGCTTACAG GACGAAGAGGTGGTTGtgctaaaggaaaaggaggatCGATGCATATGTATGCCAAGAATTTCTACGGAGGCAATGGCATCGTGGGAGCTCAG GTGCCTCTGGGAGCTGGGATTGCTCTGGCCTGTAAGTATAATGGAAAAGACGAGGTCTGTTTGACTTTGTATGGCGATGGCGCTGCTAATCAG GGTCAGATATTCGAAGCTTACAATATGGCAGCTTTGTGGAAATTGCCTTGCATTTTCATCTGTGAGAATAACCGCTATGGGATGGGAACATCTGTGGAAAGAGCAGCAGCCAGCACTGATTACTACAAGAGAGGCGACTTTATTCCTGGGCTGAGG GTAGATGGAATGGATATCCTGTGTGTCCGGGAGGCCACAAAATTTGCAGCTGCCTATTGTAGATCTGGAAAG GGGCCTATACTGATGGAGCTGCAGACTTACCGTTACCATGGACACAGCATGAGTGATCCTGGAGTGAG TTACCGTACCCGAGAAGAGATTCAGGAAGTTAGAAGTAAGAGTGACCCTATCATGCTCCTCAAGGACAGGATGGTAAACAGCAATCTCGCCAGTGTTGAAGAACTAAAG GAAATTGAtgtggaagtgagaaaagaaATTGAGGATGCTGCTCAGTTTGCTACTGCTGATCCTGAACCACCTTTGGAAGAACTCGGCTATCACATTTACTGCAACGATCCACCTTTTGAAGTCCGGGGTGCAAACCAGTGGATCAAGTTTAAGTCCATCAGTTAA